The Benincasa hispida cultivar B227 chromosome 11, ASM972705v1, whole genome shotgun sequence genome has a segment encoding these proteins:
- the LOC120090424 gene encoding 18.1 kDa class I heat shock protein-like, which produces MSIRFSNFFPADRKERYYVEDRSGSEKCPEDRKERYHGEDRRTYDKLFDDRKERYYIEDRHSYGQFHEKDVVAADPFRTSIASNSSAVNAQIDWKETADAHVFRLDLPGVKKHEVKLEIEENGVLCISTEIRAEREERTDIWRRVERSSGRFYRRIVLPEGADVDKVRAEMNNGVLTVTVPKYQFKKPMARVVQISGH; this is translated from the coding sequence atgtcgatCCGTTTCAGCAATTTCTTCCCTGCCGATCGGAAGGAACGCTACTACGTTGAGGATCGGTCCGGAAGCGAAAAGTGCCCTGAAGATCGGAAAGAACGCTACCACGGCGAGGATCGACGCACGTACGACAAACTCTTTGACGATCGAAAAGAACGCTACTACATTGAGGATCGCCATTCTTACGGACAATTCCATGAGAAAGACGTGGTCGCAGCCGATCCGTTCCGAACTTCCATAGCCTCAAATTCCTCGGCCGTTAACGCTCAGATTGACTGGAAGGAGACGGCTGATGCACACGTGTTCAGGTTGGATCTTCCCGGAGTGAAAAAGCACGAAGTGAAACTGGAGATTGAAGAAAATGGAGTTCTGTGTATCAGCACTGAAATTAGGGCTGAGAGAGAGGAGAGAACCGATATTTGGCGTCGTGTGGAACGAAGCAGTGGAAGGTTCTACCGGCGTATTGTGCTGCCGGAGGGTGCCGATGTGGATAAGGTGAGGGCAGAAATGAATAACGGAGTACTGACAGTGACTGTGCCTAAATACCAATTCAAGAAGCCCATGGCCAGAGTTGTCCAGATTTCTGGCCATTGA